The following coding sequences are from one Hippopotamus amphibius kiboko isolate mHipAmp2 chromosome 9, mHipAmp2.hap2, whole genome shotgun sequence window:
- the LOC130861633 gene encoding olfactory receptor 51F2-like: MSNFQNTTSSSIIFLLTGVPGLEAFHTWISIPFCFLYITALSGNSLILFAIVTQPSLHEPMYYFLSMLSTTDLGLSVSTLVTALGIFWFNAREISFNACLSQMFFIKLFTVMESSVLLAMAFDRFVAISNPLRYATILTDSRITQIGVAIVIRGTLTLTPMVALLMRLSFCRSHVLHHSYCFHPDVMKLSCTDTRINNAVGLTAMISTVSVDSVLIPLSYVLIIKTILSIASPEERKKAFSTCISHIGAVAVFCIPLISLSFVHRFGKRAPAYVHTMIADTYLLVPPVMNPIIYSVKTRQIRRAVIKILHSKGT; encoded by the coding sequence ATGTCAAACTTCCAGAATACCACATCCTCCTCCATTATTTTCCTGCTAACTGGTGTTCCTGGGCTGGAAGCCTTCCACACCTGGATCTCCATTCCCTTCTGCTTTCTCTACATAACTGCTCTCTCAGGAAACAGCCTGATTCTCTTTGCCATTGTCACTCAGCCCAGCCTTCATGAGCCCATGTATTATTTCCTCTCCATGCTGTCCACCACTGACCTTGGCTTGTCCGTATCCACTCTGGTCACCGCGTTGGGTATATTCTGGTTCAATGCCAGGGAGATCAGCTTTAATGCCTGCTTGTCACAGATGttctttattaaacttttcaCTGTCATGGAATCGTCAGTGCTGTTGGCCATGGCTTTTGATCGTTTTGTGGCCATCTCTAATCCCCTCAGGTATGCCACCATTTTAACCGACTCCAGGATAACTCAAATTGGAGTGGCAATTGTCATCAGGGGGACACTAACACTGACACCAATGGTAGCACTTCTTATGAGACTATCCTTCTGCCGTAGCCACGTGCTCCACCACTCCTACTGCTTCCACCCTGACGTGATGAAACTCTCATGCACAGACACCAGGATCAACAACGCAGTTGGACTGACTGCCATGATCTCTACTGTTAGTGTGGACTCAGTCCTCATCCCCCTTTCTTATGTTTTGATCATTAAAACTATCCTCAGCATCGCATCCccggaagaaaggaagaaagccttCAGCACATGTATCTCCCACATTGGGGCTGTTGCTGTATTCTGTATTCCATTGATCAGTCTGTCCTTTGTTCACAGATTTGGGAAACGAGCCCCAGCCTATGTACATACTATGATTGCTGACACCTACCTGCTGGTCCCCCCTGTCATGAACCCCATCATCTACAGTGTGAAGACCAGACAGATACGCAGAGctgtgataaaaattctccattcCAAAGGCACATAG
- the LOC130829117 gene encoding olfactory receptor 51E2 — MSACNFTHTTFVLIGVPGLEEAHFWIGFPLLSMYAMAVFGNCIVVFIVRMERSLHAPMYLFLCMLAAIDLALSTSTMPKILALFWFDSREITFDACMTQMFFIHALSAIESTILLAMAFDRYIAICHPLRHAAVLNNTVTAQIGVVAMARGSLFFIPLPLLIKRLAFCQSNVLSHSYCVHQDVMKLAYADTLPNVVYGLTAILLVMGVDALFISLSYFLIIRTVLQLPSKSERAKAFGTCVSHIGVVLAFYVPLIGLSVVHRFGNSVDPIVYVLMGDVYLLLPPVINPIIYGAKTKQIRTRVLAMFKVSCDKDFQAVGGR, encoded by the coding sequence ATGAGTGCCTGCAACTTCACACATACCACCTTTGTGCTTATTGGTGTCCCAGGACTAGAAGAAGCTCACTTCTGGATCGGCTTCCCCCTGCTTTCTATGTATGCCATGGCAGTGTTTGGAAACTGCATCGTGGTCTTCATCGTAAGGATGGAGCGCAGCCTGCACGCTCCCATGTACCTCTTTCTCTGCATGCTGGCAGCCATCGACCTGGCCTTGTCCACATCCACCATGCCCAAGATCCTCGCGCTCTTCTGGTTTGATTCCCGGGAGATTACCTTTGATGCCTGTATGACCCAGATGTTCTTTATTCACGCTCTCTCAGCCATCGAGTCCACCATCCTGCTGGCCATGGCTTTTGACCGTTATATAGCCATCTGCCACCCACTGCGCCACGCCGCAGTGCTCAACAATACAGTGACAGCCCAGATTGGTGTGGTGGCCATGGCCCGTGGATCCCTCTTCTTCATCCCACTGCCTCTGCTCATCAAACGGCTAGCCTTCTGCCAATCCAATGTGCTCTCACATTCCTATTGTGTGCACCAGGATGTCATGAAGTTGGCCTATGCAGACACATTGCCCAACGTGGTCTATGGTCTTACTGCCATTCTGCTGGTCATGGGTGTGGACGCCCTGTTCATCTCTTTGTCCTATTTTCTGATTATACGAACAGTTCTACAACTGCCTTCCAAGTCAGAACGGGCCAAGGCCTTTGGAACCTGTGTGTCACACATTGGTGTGGTACTGGCCTTCTATGTGCCTCTCATTGGCCTCTCAGTGGTGCACCGCTTTGGAAACAGCGTTGATCCCATTGTGTATGTTCTCATGGGTGATGTCTATCTACTTCTGCCTCCTGTGATCAATCCCATCATTTATGGTGCCAAGACCAAACAGATTAGAACTCGGGTGCTAGCTATGTTTAAGGTCAGCTGTGACAAGGACTTTCAGGCTGTGGGAGGCAGGTGA